One Pseudomonas entomophila genomic window carries:
- the nagA gene encoding N-acetylglucosamine-6-phosphate deacetylase, which translates to MDIANILTPDGWVRGHLHLRDGRIQAIEGTPCDPQDNDLPYLLPGFIDLHVHGGGGSDIMQGGEAFATIARTHQRFGTTSLLATTMTAPREELTKVLAQLGEHLRQPRHGARILGVHLEGPYINPGKLGAQPNFAHQALLDEVEHYLALAPIKVITIAPEIAGHLPLIQALSARGIRLQLGHTLGSYEEGVAALEAGATSFTHLYNAMSPLHHREPGIVGAALAHARYAELIPDLLHVHPGAMKVALRAIPCLYCVTDSTAAAGMPDGEYRLGSHTVTKCLGGVRLPDGTLAGSTLTMDQALRNLVKIGLPLAEASDRLSRFPADYLGITDRGRLQPGAWADAVLLDRQLNLTAVMTEGEPA; encoded by the coding sequence ATGGACATTGCCAACATCCTCACCCCCGACGGCTGGGTGCGCGGCCACCTGCACCTTCGCGACGGCCGCATCCAGGCCATCGAAGGCACCCCGTGCGATCCGCAGGACAACGACCTGCCCTACCTGCTGCCCGGTTTCATCGACCTGCACGTGCACGGCGGTGGCGGCAGCGACATCATGCAGGGTGGCGAGGCGTTCGCCACCATCGCCCGCACCCACCAGCGCTTCGGTACCACCTCGCTGCTGGCCACCACCATGACCGCGCCCCGCGAAGAACTGACCAAAGTACTGGCCCAGCTGGGCGAGCACCTGCGCCAGCCACGCCACGGCGCGCGCATCCTCGGCGTGCACCTGGAAGGCCCGTACATCAACCCGGGCAAGCTTGGCGCGCAACCGAACTTCGCCCACCAGGCCCTGCTCGACGAGGTCGAACACTACCTGGCGCTGGCGCCGATCAAGGTCATCACCATCGCCCCCGAGATCGCCGGCCACCTGCCACTGATCCAGGCCCTGAGCGCACGCGGCATCCGCCTGCAACTCGGTCACACCCTGGGCAGCTACGAGGAAGGCGTCGCCGCGCTGGAGGCCGGGGCCACCAGCTTCACTCATCTGTACAACGCCATGAGCCCGCTGCACCACCGCGAGCCGGGCATCGTCGGCGCGGCCCTGGCCCACGCCCGCTACGCCGAGCTGATCCCCGACCTGCTGCACGTGCACCCCGGCGCCATGAAAGTGGCCCTGCGCGCGATCCCGTGCCTGTACTGCGTGACCGACTCCACCGCCGCCGCCGGCATGCCCGATGGCGAATACCGCCTGGGCAGCCACACCGTGACCAAGTGCCTGGGTGGCGTGCGCCTGCCCGACGGCACCCTGGCCGGCAGCACCCTGACCATGGACCAGGCCCTGCGCAACCTGGTGAAGATCGGCCTGCCCCTGGCCGAGGCATCCGACCGCCTGTCGCGCTTCCCCGCCGACTACCTCGGCATCACCGACCGTGGCCGCCTGCAACCAGGCGCCTGGGCCGACGCGGTGCTGCTCGACCGCCAACTGAACCTGACCGCCGTGATGACCGAAGGAGAACCAGCATGA
- a CDS encoding GntR family transcriptional regulator: MRPLTALRPDDSAATPLYLQLARNLEQAIHAGQWSADQALPSERTLSETLDISRVTARKALEVLLEQGLIRRIQGSGTFITPRLEQPLSRLSSFSEMLRMKGFAPSSQWLERSIGSPSSDELIRLSLSPTDQVARLKRLRKADDIVMAVEVSTLPARLLGDPQAIGDSLYQHLDQLGRPVVRALQHIRAINASDELAAQVGIAPGTAMLLMTRIGYLDDNTPIELTDTYCRNDYYDFVAELRR; this comes from the coding sequence ATGCGCCCTCTCACCGCCCTGCGCCCCGACGACAGCGCCGCCACCCCGCTCTACCTGCAGCTGGCGCGCAACCTCGAACAGGCCATCCACGCCGGCCAGTGGAGCGCCGACCAGGCCCTGCCCTCCGAGCGCACCCTGAGCGAAACCCTCGACATCTCCCGCGTCACCGCGCGCAAGGCCCTCGAAGTACTGCTCGAGCAAGGCCTGATCCGCCGCATCCAGGGCTCCGGCACCTTCATCACCCCACGCCTGGAACAGCCGCTCTCGCGCCTGTCGAGCTTCAGCGAAATGCTGCGCATGAAAGGCTTCGCGCCCAGCTCCCAATGGCTTGAACGTAGCATCGGCAGCCCAAGCAGCGACGAACTGATCCGCCTGAGCCTGTCACCCACCGACCAAGTCGCCCGCCTCAAGCGCCTGCGCAAGGCCGACGACATCGTCATGGCGGTGGAGGTCAGCACCCTGCCCGCCCGCCTGCTGGGCGACCCCCAGGCCATCGGCGACTCGCTCTACCAACACCTCGACCAACTCGGCCGCCCGGTGGTCCGGGCGCTGCAGCACATCCGCGCGATCAACGCCAGCGACGAACTGGCCGCCCAGGTCGGCATCGCGCCGGGCACCGCCATGCTGCTGATGACCCGTATCGGCTACCTCGACGACAACACCCCCATCGAGCTGACCGACACCTACTGCCGCAACGACTACTACGACTTCGTCGCTGAACTGCGGCGCTGA
- the gspK gene encoding type II secretion system minor pseudopilin GspK: MAARRQRGAALLMVLVVLAMLAGGLAWLVEDGRRQVDDVRLLHQRVQVRAMEQAGLAYASQALRDPAWRASPLFWQALRGQPLDYDFGTGKAQLRVIDQHTCFNVNALLGEDGERAERQLRHLLGDDMAADRLIDGLADWLDSDSDARLQGAESAQYLRQQPPRLAANQPMADSSELNLLLEHDASRQARYPMLCALPFTTGWRLNANALGLEHLPLLEALYEGRFSRSLLSRIITGRPAAGYVDAGALRQALGAVDDETFARLSEGLLLNSGYFLLQLSFEEQGRTLRSQFQVEALGVVQWHARVPAQQVRVRGREPAVSL, from the coding sequence ATGGCAGCCAGGCGACAACGGGGCGCGGCATTGCTGATGGTGCTGGTGGTGCTGGCGATGCTCGCCGGGGGGCTGGCGTGGCTGGTGGAGGATGGCCGGCGCCAGGTCGATGACGTGCGCCTGCTGCACCAGCGCGTGCAGGTGCGGGCCATGGAGCAGGCGGGGCTGGCCTACGCCTCGCAGGCCCTGCGCGATCCGGCCTGGCGCGCCAGCCCGTTGTTCTGGCAGGCGCTGCGCGGGCAGCCACTGGACTACGACTTTGGCACCGGCAAGGCGCAGTTGCGGGTGATCGACCAGCACACCTGCTTCAACGTCAACGCGTTGCTGGGCGAGGATGGCGAGCGTGCCGAGCGTCAGTTGCGTCACCTGTTGGGGGACGACATGGCTGCCGATCGCCTAATCGACGGTCTGGCGGACTGGCTCGACAGCGACAGCGACGCCCGCCTGCAAGGGGCTGAAAGCGCCCAGTACCTGCGCCAGCAGCCCCCACGACTGGCAGCCAACCAACCGATGGCCGACAGCAGCGAGCTGAACCTGCTGCTGGAGCACGATGCCAGCCGTCAGGCGCGCTACCCGATGCTCTGTGCGTTGCCGTTTACCACGGGCTGGCGGCTCAATGCCAATGCGCTGGGGCTTGAACACCTGCCCTTGCTGGAAGCGCTATACGAGGGGCGATTCTCGCGTTCGTTGCTCAGCCGCATCATCACCGGCCGACCTGCCGCCGGCTATGTGGATGCTGGCGCATTGCGCCAGGCACTGGGCGCGGTGGACGACGAGACGTTCGCCCGGCTGAGCGAGGGCCTGTTGCTCAACAGCGGGTATTTCCTGTTGCAGCTGTCGTTCGAGGAGCAAGGGCGCACGCTGCGCAGTCAGTTCCAGGTCGAGGCACTGGGCGTGGTGCAATGGCATGCGCGGGTGCCCGCGCAGCAGGTGCGGGTGCGAGGGCGCGAGCCTGCGGTTTCCCTGTAG
- a CDS encoding protease inhibitor I42 family protein: MTTLRLLVPLGLALLTACAQHPQRTVELDAESECPQRLQVGQGMTLTLPGNPTTGYRWLVQNPASGILRSLGPEVYNASEASGVVGSGGLSTWRFQAKAPGEAHLILVYQQPWAPEVPPVQTFDCAIKVK; encoded by the coding sequence ATGACCACCCTTCGTCTGCTCGTCCCCCTGGGCCTTGCGCTGCTCACCGCCTGCGCCCAGCACCCGCAACGCACCGTCGAACTGGACGCCGAGAGCGAATGCCCCCAGCGCCTGCAGGTCGGCCAAGGCATGACCCTGACCCTGCCCGGCAACCCCACCACCGGCTACCGCTGGCTGGTGCAGAACCCGGCCTCGGGCATCCTGCGCAGCCTCGGTCCTGAGGTATACAACGCCTCTGAAGCGTCGGGTGTCGTCGGCAGTGGCGGCCTTTCCACCTGGCGTTTCCAGGCCAAGGCCCCCGGGGAGGCTCACCTGATCCTGGTCTACCAGCAGCCCTGGGCCCCGGAAGTCCCCCCGGTGCAGACCTTCGATTGCGCCATCAAGGTCAAGTGA
- a CDS encoding DUF3077 domain-containing protein, whose amino-acid sequence MTRGHTAGRTTCMDLFKVEPGVPFQDAFSELSVLLGCIRHLTCEAEMEGDLLAGSSARILSAMAKALIDDMESAVES is encoded by the coding sequence ATGACCAGGGGCCATACCGCAGGCCGCACCACCTGCATGGACCTGTTCAAGGTCGAACCGGGCGTTCCCTTCCAGGATGCCTTCAGCGAGTTGTCAGTATTGCTCGGCTGCATCCGCCACCTGACGTGCGAGGCCGAGATGGAAGGCGATCTGCTGGCCGGCAGTTCGGCGCGGATTCTGAGCGCCATGGCCAAGGCGTTGATCGATGACATGGAGTCAGCGGTTGAATCGTAG
- the lon gene encoding endopeptidase La, translated as MSDQQDFPERPDEHSEVEHLDPAASTGHHLALPGQQLPDKVYVIPIHNRPFFPAQVLPVIVNEEPWAETLDLVANTPHRSLALFFMDTPPEDHRHFDTKALPEYGTLVKVHHASREGGKLQFVAQGLTRVRIRTWLKHHRPPYLVEVEYPRQPAEPTDEVKAYGMALINAIKELLPLNPLYSEELKNYLNRFSPNDPSPLTDFAAALTSATGNQLQEVLDCVPMLKRMEKVLPMLRKEVEVARLQNEISAEVNRQIGEHQREFFLKEQLKVIQQELGLTKDDRSADLEQFQQRLEGKTLPEQAQKRIDEEMGKLAILETGSPEYAVTRNYLEWATALPWGIQGKDKLDLKHARKVLDRHHAGLDDIKERILEFLAVGAWKGEISGSIVLLVGPPGVGKTSIGRSIAESLGRPFYRFSVGGMRDEAEIKGHRRTYIGAQPGKLVQALKEVEVMNPVIMLDEIDKMGQSYQGDPASALLETLDPEQNVDFLDHYLDLRLDLSKVLFVCTANTLDSIPGPLLDRMEVIRLSGYITEEKLAIAKRHLWPKQLEKAGVSKNSLSISDSALRMVIEGYAREAGVRQLEKQLGKLVRKSVVKLLENPEAKIKIGTKDLEPALGMPVFRSEQVLAGKGVITGLAWTSMGGATLPIEATSIHTLNRGLKLTGQLGDVMKESAEIAYSYVSSNLKQFGGTPGYFNEAFIHLHVPEGATPKDGPSAGVTMASALLSLARDQVPKKGVAMTGELTLTGQVLPIGGVREKVIAARRQKIFELILPDANRGDFEELPAYLKEGLTVHFAKRFADVAKVLF; from the coding sequence ATGAGCGACCAGCAGGATTTCCCGGAACGCCCCGACGAACACAGCGAAGTCGAACACCTCGATCCAGCGGCCAGCACCGGCCACCACCTCGCCCTGCCCGGCCAGCAACTGCCGGACAAGGTCTACGTGATCCCGATCCACAACCGCCCGTTCTTCCCCGCGCAAGTGTTGCCGGTGATCGTCAACGAAGAGCCCTGGGCCGAAACCCTCGACCTGGTGGCCAACACCCCGCACCGCTCGTTGGCGCTGTTCTTCATGGACACCCCGCCGGAAGACCACCGCCACTTCGACACCAAGGCGCTGCCTGAGTACGGCACCCTGGTAAAGGTGCACCACGCCAGCCGCGAAGGCGGCAAGCTGCAGTTCGTCGCCCAGGGCCTGACCCGGGTGCGCATCCGCACCTGGCTCAAGCACCATCGCCCGCCGTACCTGGTCGAGGTCGAATACCCGCGTCAGCCGGCCGAGCCCACCGACGAGGTGAAGGCCTACGGCATGGCGCTGATCAACGCGATCAAGGAACTGCTGCCGCTCAACCCGCTGTACAGCGAAGAGCTGAAGAACTACCTCAACCGCTTCAGCCCCAACGACCCCTCGCCGCTGACCGACTTCGCCGCCGCGCTGACCTCCGCCACCGGCAACCAGTTGCAGGAAGTGCTCGACTGCGTGCCCATGCTCAAGCGCATGGAAAAGGTCCTGCCGATGCTGCGCAAGGAGGTCGAGGTCGCCCGGCTGCAGAACGAGATTTCCGCTGAAGTGAACCGACAGATCGGCGAGCACCAGCGCGAGTTCTTCCTGAAAGAACAGCTCAAGGTCATCCAGCAGGAGCTGGGCCTGACCAAGGACGACCGCAGCGCCGACCTCGAGCAATTCCAGCAACGCCTTGAAGGCAAGACATTGCCCGAGCAGGCGCAAAAGCGCATCGACGAAGAGATGGGCAAACTGGCCATCCTCGAGACCGGCTCGCCGGAATATGCCGTGACCCGCAACTACCTGGAATGGGCCACCGCCCTGCCCTGGGGTATCCAGGGCAAGGACAAGCTCGACCTCAAGCACGCCCGCAAGGTGCTCGACCGCCACCACGCCGGCCTCGACGACATCAAGGAGCGCATCCTCGAGTTCCTCGCCGTCGGTGCCTGGAAAGGCGAGATCAGCGGCTCCATCGTGCTGCTGGTCGGCCCGCCCGGGGTGGGCAAGACCAGCATCGGTAGATCCATCGCCGAATCCCTGGGTCGGCCGTTCTATCGCTTCAGTGTCGGTGGCATGCGCGACGAGGCGGAGATCAAGGGCCACCGCCGCACCTACATCGGCGCCCAGCCCGGCAAGCTGGTGCAGGCGCTGAAGGAGGTCGAGGTGATGAACCCGGTGATCATGCTCGACGAAATCGACAAGATGGGCCAGAGCTACCAGGGCGATCCGGCCTCGGCGCTGTTGGAGACCCTGGACCCGGAGCAGAACGTCGACTTCCTCGACCACTACCTGGACCTGCGCCTGGACCTGTCCAAGGTGCTGTTCGTCTGCACCGCCAACACCCTCGACTCGATCCCCGGCCCCCTGCTCGATCGCATGGAAGTGATCCGCCTGTCCGGCTACATCACCGAAGAGAAGCTGGCGATCGCCAAGCGCCACCTGTGGCCCAAGCAGTTGGAGAAGGCCGGGGTCTCGAAAAACAGCTTGAGCATCAGTGACAGCGCCCTGCGCATGGTGATCGAGGGTTATGCCCGCGAGGCCGGCGTGCGCCAGTTGGAGAAACAGCTGGGCAAGCTGGTGCGCAAGTCGGTGGTCAAGCTGCTGGAAAACCCTGAGGCGAAAATCAAGATCGGCACCAAGGACCTCGAACCCGCCCTGGGCATGCCGGTGTTCCGCAGCGAGCAGGTGCTGGCCGGCAAGGGCGTCATCACTGGCCTGGCCTGGACCAGCATGGGCGGCGCTACCCTGCCGATCGAGGCCACCTCCATCCACACCCTCAACCGTGGCCTCAAGCTCACTGGCCAGTTGGGTGATGTGATGAAGGAATCGGCAGAAATCGCCTACAGCTATGTCAGCTCGAACCTTAAGCAGTTTGGCGGCACGCCGGGCTATTTCAATGAAGCCTTCATCCACCTGCACGTGCCCGAGGGCGCGACACCGAAAGACGGCCCCAGCGCCGGGGTCACCATGGCCAGCGCCCTGCTGTCGCTGGCCCGTGACCAGGTGCCGAAAAAAGGCGTGGCCATGACCGGCGAGCTGACCCTGACCGGCCAGGTGCTGCCGATTGGCGGGGTGCGCGAGAAGGTGATCGCCGCGCGGCGGCAGAAGATCTTCGAACTGATCCTGCCGGATGCCAATCGCGGGGACTTCGAGGAGCTGCCGGCGTACCTGAAGGAAGGGTTGACCGTACACTTCGCCAAGCGCTTCGCCGACGTGGCGAAAGTGTTGTTCTGA
- the cmoB gene encoding tRNA 5-methoxyuridine(34)/uridine 5-oxyacetic acid(34) synthase CmoB, protein MIDLSPLVRRLAGTPLATWSQGLQAQLEAKLEKGHGDLDRWRGALESLPQLTPSQVDLVDGLRLDCDCDDATRAQMHQALMGLSPWRKGPFDLFGVHVDTEWRSDWKWSRVGPHLDLKGKRVLDVGCGNGYYQWRMLGAGADMVIGVDPNWLFFCQFQAVQQYLPDLPAWHLPFALEDLPANLEGFDTVFSMGVFYHRRSPIEHLLALKDCLVKGGELVLETLVIEGDENQVLVPEDRYAQMRNVWFLPSVPALERWLRRAGFSDVRCVDVSVTSVEEQRSTEWMRYQSLGDFLDPNDHGKTVEGLPAPRRATLLARK, encoded by the coding sequence ATGATCGATCTGTCCCCTCTCGTCCGCCGCCTGGCGGGCACGCCCCTCGCCACCTGGTCCCAAGGCCTGCAGGCACAACTGGAAGCCAAGCTGGAGAAAGGCCACGGCGATCTGGATCGCTGGCGCGGCGCCCTGGAGTCGCTTCCACAGCTGACACCAAGCCAAGTCGACCTCGTCGACGGCCTGCGCCTGGACTGCGACTGCGACGACGCCACCCGCGCACAGATGCATCAAGCGCTGATGGGCCTGTCGCCTTGGCGCAAGGGGCCGTTCGACCTGTTCGGCGTGCATGTGGACACCGAATGGCGCTCTGACTGGAAATGGTCACGGGTCGGCCCGCACCTGGACCTGAAGGGCAAACGCGTGCTCGACGTGGGTTGCGGCAACGGCTACTACCAATGGCGCATGCTCGGCGCCGGGGCCGACATGGTCATCGGCGTCGACCCCAACTGGCTGTTCTTCTGCCAGTTCCAGGCGGTGCAGCAGTACCTGCCCGACCTGCCAGCCTGGCACCTGCCGTTCGCCCTGGAAGACCTGCCGGCCAACCTCGAAGGCTTCGACACCGTGTTTTCGATGGGCGTGTTCTACCACCGTCGCTCGCCCATCGAACACTTGCTGGCGCTCAAGGACTGCCTGGTCAAGGGCGGCGAACTGGTGCTGGAGACCCTGGTGATCGAGGGCGACGAGAACCAGGTGCTGGTGCCGGAAGACCGTTACGCGCAGATGCGCAACGTCTGGTTCCTGCCCTCGGTGCCGGCGCTGGAGCGCTGGTTGCGCCGGGCCGGTTTCAGTGATGTGCGCTGCGTCGATGTCAGCGTCACCTCGGTCGAGGAGCAGCGCAGCACCGAGTGGATGCGCTACCAGTCGCTGGGCGACTTCCTCGACCCGAACGACCACGGCAAGACCGTCGAAGGCCTGCCGGCACCGCGCCGCGCCACGCTGCTGGCGCGCAAATAA
- the tatA gene encoding twin-arginine translocase TatA/TatE family subunit — MGGIGIWQLVIVLLIAFLLFGSKRLKGLGSDVGEAIQGFRKSMGGEAEGNPAVQQPPLSNQQAPQSSHPDR, encoded by the coding sequence ATGGGTGGCATCGGAATCTGGCAACTGGTGATCGTGCTGTTGATCGCCTTTCTGCTGTTCGGCAGCAAGCGTCTCAAAGGGCTGGGCAGCGATGTTGGCGAAGCGATCCAGGGCTTTCGCAAGTCCATGGGCGGTGAAGCCGAGGGCAATCCTGCGGTGCAGCAGCCACCATTGAGCAACCAGCAGGCCCCGCAATCCTCGCACCCGGATCGGTAG
- the cmoA gene encoding carboxy-S-adenosyl-L-methionine synthase CmoA yields MSKEPDRLFAQPLEQVPDFVFNEDVVQVFPDMIKRSVPGYPTIVENLGVLAARFAQPHSALYDLGASLGAVSQSLRRHVRSDGCRVIAVDNSAAMVERCRQYLTAQDSMFQELLPVQVLEADILTLPLEPASVVAMNFTLQFIAPEQRLALLGRIRQALLPGGALILSEKLRFADDQEQQLLNELHLDFKRANGYSELEIAQKRSAIENVMKPDTLETHKERLRAAGFSKVVPWFQCLNFASLIALP; encoded by the coding sequence GTGAGCAAAGAACCCGACCGCCTATTCGCCCAACCCCTGGAGCAGGTGCCCGACTTCGTCTTCAACGAAGACGTGGTGCAAGTGTTCCCGGACATGATCAAGCGCTCGGTGCCCGGTTACCCGACCATCGTCGAGAACCTGGGTGTGCTGGCCGCGCGCTTCGCCCAGCCACATTCCGCGCTATACGACCTGGGCGCCTCCCTGGGCGCGGTCAGCCAGTCGCTGCGCCGCCATGTGCGCAGCGACGGCTGCCGGGTGATCGCGGTGGACAATTCTGCGGCCATGGTCGAGCGCTGCCGCCAGTACCTCACCGCCCAGGACTCGATGTTCCAGGAGTTGCTACCGGTGCAGGTGCTGGAAGCCGATATCCTCACGCTGCCCCTCGAACCTGCCTCGGTGGTGGCGATGAACTTCACCCTGCAGTTCATCGCCCCCGAGCAACGCCTGGCGCTGCTCGGCCGCATCCGTCAGGCCTTGCTGCCGGGCGGTGCGCTGATTCTTTCGGAAAAATTACGTTTCGCCGACGACCAGGAACAGCAACTGCTCAACGAACTGCACCTGGACTTCAAGCGTGCCAATGGCTACAGCGAACTGGAAATCGCCCAGAAACGCAGTGCCATCGAGAACGTGATGAAACCCGACACCCTGGAGACCCACAAGGAGCGCCTGCGCGCCGCCGGCTTCAGCAAGGTCGTGCCGTGGTTCCAATGCCTCAACTTCGCCTCGCTGATAGCCCTGCCATGA